AATCACGATGTTTGTTTGTACTGGTTTTGGTGAAGTCTTAAACATCAATCGTAGTAATTTTTAGACTGCATCTTAATAATTTCAGGGTATTTTTTTCAATTGCTCACAGgtaattaaaattttgttttgcatATACAGTAAAATATACAGAAACTTGAAGAGAGTAATGATGCACTGTATATATAAATTTCCTTAACTTTTCTACCTATTAAAATGTGATCATCTCTTCAAGCAGTCCCAGGTTCACAAGTGTATTAACTGAACCTGCTTTTCTTGTTATTCAGGTGCACTTTGTTTTGCTGAGCTTGGTACAATGATCACAAAGTCTGGGGGAGAATATCCTTACCTTATGGAGGCATTTGGCCCAATTCcagcatttttgttttcttggacAAGCTTACTGGTTACAAAACCCAGTTCATTTGCAATCATTTGTCTCAGCTTTGCAGAATATGCATCAGCCCCTTTTTATCCAGGTTGTGATCCACCCCAAGTTGTCATCAAGtgtcttgcagcagctgctattGGTAAGACTCACACTTTTTAAGACAGGCCAGATCCAAAACTGCATAGTGACTTGTGTCTGGCCCCATCAATAAGTGCACTTCCGTACCCTGAAACTTCCTTAGGTTCATCTTCACAAAGACACCAGAAATCTTTAAGACACAGTCCTTCCCACAATAACTAATCCAACAACATAAAAAGGATAGGTTTAAAAATGGTTTGTTCCTAGTCCAAGGAgtttttaattctttattaaGATAGATGCAGCTGTATAATTCTTATCTCtagcagaaaaggaaggaaaaataagtgTGGAAATACTATTTTTATTTATCAGAATGCTGTGcaacttcaaaatattttttgtaaaaGGTATTATCAAAATCTAATTCATAAATGTGTTTTTCCTCACTATTTTAAAAGTTATCCAAACACAGTAATTAAAAACTGTACATAATATAGACAAAAAGTGtgagggagggaaaagcagTACAGTAAATAAGGGGAGGGGCaacttttctttaaattctGACAAACAATGCAAAAATTTgtaatttgatttcttttagTGGTAATTACAATTGTGAATTCACTGAGTGTGAAGCTGGGAAGCTACCTCCAGAATTTTCTCACAGCTGCTAAAATGATCATTGTCACAATCATTATTGTAAGTGGAATTGTTCTCCTTGCAAAAGGTAATAAAATATACATTATTTGAAAAATTCTTTTAGCTTTTGCTATGATCATTAAAAAGTTCCCCACTGACAGAAGTGACACAGTAATAAGGCACAGCCCTGAATCTCTTCATTCAGTTTTGCATCTTTTGGAAGctatggtatttttttttagagaatGGGGATGGGTGGGCAATGCAACACTACCAATCAATTAATACAAAAGGGTATTAATTAAAGTGAAAAGTTTCAAAACATGAGACATATGTTGGAATGTTTTTTCATCTGGTGGGGATTACAAGAATTAGTTTTAACACTGATCAGTAATCTTCCTCTTATTTGCAGGAAAAACTGAAAACTTCAAAGATTCTTTCAAGGACAGTAAAATTTCTGTTAGCTCTATCAGTTTGGCATTTTATAATGGACTCTGGGCGTATGATGGATGGTAAGGAATCTTTATTAGCCTTAACAGTTACATTTTAACAGCCTTTAACTGGTTTACTCTCTCCCTGTGGAACTCTCTGAGAAAGTTAACAACTGACCTGTTATTAAGAATGTCTTGATGAGTTCTGGAAAAAGAACACTCgtttggttaaaaaaacccccaaaactccacctTCTTTTAGTTGCTGTTTACTAGGGAAAGAAATTATATTAGATCCAAAAAggactactactactactgctTTGCTGCTGAAGGTGCTTAGAAACTGAAGTGATGAGGAGGATATAACACAGTTTAATTCCCTTGTGTTAGGCAAAATAGCTCTCCCTGCAGGTTACTCCATCAAATTCCATTTGTTGGAAAATATGTAGTGGTGTTTGATTAGTACAGGAGAACATAAAAAAGAACattatatcagaaattatgacGTTCAACCTGCAGATTTTTTCTCAGGGAATGTCAGTTGGCATAGTGTTCTGTTGGCACAAATCCACTGATATTCTTAAATGTACAAACTGCATAAATCTGCATATAGGTCTGTACCTAAAAGCTTCTGaagctgaatttatttttaaatagattttttttaggTTCTATTTCCAAGCTTGAGTGTCTCAACTCAGGCATGTAAGTCTCCTAATTCAGGCACTCATATGGAGTTTTTAAGAGGGCAAAGAAGCTAATTCCTAAATAATTACTTGTGTATGTAACCACCAGGCACTAACATTTGAAAATTTGCCTTTTGAACCATAAATACTAACTCTTCCCATTTTCAGAGCAGATGAATATAAAAACGTTGCTTCAATTTGTCTACATGCTCTAGCAAAAATGAGTATTTGGAAATTATAATTCAGATAGGTATAATCGTTAGAAAGGTTTTTATGCTAGTATGACTTACAGAACCACTGTGAAACATCAGCAGGCTTGCTTCACTCCTTGCCCTCAGCACACTTTTGCTTTTATATGAAAAGACTCAAATACTGCAAAGCTTGAAGTTGAAAGGCAATCTTGTAAATCTTAGTGTCTACCAAATTTTTGTTTGATTACTCTGGGATATTTTATCCAAGATTTCAAAGTCTCAGAGATAATAGAGATAATGCAGAAAGAGATGGTGAATCAAGAGGCTGACTTTTGGATAAGAAGCTCACACAGGTTTTGTCCTGCAGTTTTCCCACTTAAAAGTTTGATtgtacttattttttttcttttttttaaactgaaaagattaaaaacaaTAACACAAGAAATAACACCTCACCTTATAGCCTAGTCATATTTAAACACCTGACTGCTAAAATACTCTATGAATGTTTTTCCTTCCAGGAATCAACTCAATTACATCACAGAAGAACTTAAAAATCCTTACAGGTAAAACTATGTAGGAAAGCAGTGTTTTTACTGGCAAAAATCAAAcactaaatatttttctacaagCAAGCatatattttggtttgttttttaaaagcactAGTTATTCAAGGTTTGAGCACTAACAGACAAAGCTAATTAGCCTGTATTACAGGCTTTGTATCTTTGCATAATttatagttttccttttttataaTCCTGATTTCCTTAGctctacagtaaaaaaaaaaaaaaaagtaaatacacCTAAAGAACatatcaggaaaagaaagaatccACAGTTTACTATGACAACTGTACCAGTGATAGATCAATGCTGATGGGATCTTACTTTTCCATTCTTTAGAAATCTACCACTGTCTATAATTATTGGAATCCCCTTGGTTACGGTTTGTTATGTTCTGATAAACATTTCCTATTTCACCGTAATGACTTCAACAGAACTCCTGCAGTCCCAGGCAGTTGCTGTGGTAAGctacttaattttttaatagaacATCTGAAGAAGGCTGTGTGCATTGAAGTCATGTAAGTCGTTCAGttccattaattttttaaagataaaattagTTTAAGATGTTAGTGCCACCTTTTCCTCCATTATCTGCTATCATTTCTTAATCTAAAATTTCAGTAATGCCTAATTTAAAGAGTAGTTCTATAATATCCCAATAGGAATAAAAGAAGGAAGCAAAAGTAATACAGTCTTCAGCAAACATTTTGTAAACATTGCAGCTCAGAGGGTGACTGCTTTCCATAGGCAtcaaaaacatggaaagagaaataaaatttgacAGTTGCTTTGccattttcagtatttctgagaaaaaaaacacatgCCAAATGACAGTAGATCAAAGTTTGTTGTTCTGGAGATAACAGCAAATGGTCCATCATTCATTTCCACCttattctttttggttttttttcttaacaaattTGAAAGATAAAATTCTTACATTTTTGCAAGATATACTCTTACAGGTAGAATTAGAAACTATGTAAGTTTCTGAAACCTTAAAAAATACATCTGTCGCTTCAGTTCTGCTCAGTAAATTTTCCATGTCTTTGAAATAACTGTTGAGGTCATgcaacaatttttttaatgtttattttcgGGGAAAACAAACAGTATATAGGGTAGCAAAGTGAAGAAGTACACATGTTGaaatgcttaattttttttttttaaataaaagcttttaaaatttagatCTTCTGTGCATTTCAGCAGCTTGTCTGCACCAGGAGTTACAGCAAAGAATGTATCAAGTTAAATCTTGTTTAAGAACACAAAATATACAACATGTTTTTGTTGGTAACATAGCTCAGATACCGATTTACTTTACCTACAGAGAGGTTCTAACATTACTGAATATACTAAATGGTAGTTAAAATgccaaaattattaattttaatcCCATATCCCAGACATTTGGAGATAGAGTCCTTTATCCAGCCTCTTGGATAGTTCCTCTCTTTGTGGTATTTTCTACACTTGGATCTGCCAATGGCACCTGTTTTACTGCAGGCAGGTAAGTTCCCATTCTAAATATCTTCAAAtgaaagattttgaaggatGGAAAAATTTATATACATGTATCTACAGACATAAAGACATTCTTCTGATCCACattataaaaatgtaatttagaaTTGCCTGTAAATCTAGCCTTATTgattaattttcaaaaataaacagTGTCTGTTCAGGTttgaaaaattagaaaacatGGTCTCTTCTCAATTCTATGCAGGTATAGCACTATAGCACTAAAGGGTTTTTTCATCAATCATCAGTTTTAAAGATGAGAATTAAACAATTAAAAGTTAGCAGTAAAAACATGACTACACCAGCAAACGTAACTGAGAAGCTATTCCTTTCTATTAGTTGTTCAGTGCTTCCATTTactatttaaagtattttaaaatttcaaaaccATCTGAAAACAATGCGGATGTAAAGGCCATTTTTAGAGAAAAGGTTGTCAATATAGCTTTTTGCTATGAAGCAcatgaaaaaggaaatatttaattaaaagggACACAGTAGGTAACATTtcccaaaataattttcaactATATGTGCAAAATAATGattctgaaattaatttcaagTGTACTATTTTAATACTGGTTCAGAATTTGTTTTAGCTCACTGCTTTAATACTGGTTATTTCCCTTATTTTAAACTGCTACAATACTCTTTAAATCCCAATGCATAtcaaagaaaatactgattAAATTAGTCAGATGTCTATTATTAGTAGTGCCACTTAAAGTCTAGGTGCCACACTAACTACATtgccttgtttttgttttgtcagaCTTGTTTATGTTGCAGGTCGTGAAGGGCACATGCTAAAGGTACTATCTTACATTAGTGTTAAGCACTTAACACCAGCACCTGCTATCATATTTTATGTAAGTATATATTCCAAGTACAGAAAAATTATCAACAAAAATTCTCCAGTAATACATACTTTCACAGTTTCTTACAAGCAGTCTTGACACATATCTTTAACTATCTAGACAAAAAAATTGCTAAAtacattttggaaaaaagacTACATAAAACCCCCAACTTCTGTAAATTGAATATACTCATTCCAGAActggattttaaaaatcaaaatggtTAAGGATCAATGGCATGAAATCAAAAACTTAAATGAATGGTTAGTATTACAGAATCCTTTCACAGGATGCTTGCAAGCAAGCTATCACTACCCTGTTTCCTCCACATACGAAATTTACATCTCACTAAAAAAATCCAGTCAGTAAATACATTTAAGAATAAATCTAGAACatcttgttatttttattttacccaTTTATCTTCAAGGAAAAACAAGATCTATTCAATCCCAGTAACattaaaaacctaaaaatacattttgtatcTTCAAGATATTCAATTAATAATGAAACAGATTTATGCATAAAAATTATAAGCATTTTGACTTAAAATGGAATTAATATTACATACAAAAATAAGGACATGTTGGCAGGATGTAGTCACAATCTTTAAAGGTGCTGCAATACACTTACACCCAAATGTTTAAGCAAAAACATTCACAGTTCATTCTCTGGAACACTAAGCATACAACAGTAttgggaaataaataaaattcagcCTTCTTCTATAATAGACTAtactaatttttgttttcatttttagggTGCCATTgctattatttatattattccTGGTGACATTGACACACTCATAAATTACTTCAGTTTTGCAGTCTGGATATTTTATGGTTTAACTGTACTTGGACTAATTGTTATGAGGTTTACAAGGAAGGAACTCAGGAGACCTATCAGGGTAAGTTCTGTATGGCTTTTCCTCCATTCCATAGATGCTGTAGCATGGATTCACCCTAAGTGTCTGGATATTTAACCAGGACCCTTGCACATTATCCTCGTTTTTTACTCCCCTTACCTGAAATCTAGCTATTTAATAGTAGTTCTGCACTAGGACTAAGCTCATAAGGACTGGGAAAAGATGTTGGTTTTCACTTGTATAGACCACAGGGCACAAGCCAAATTTTCAGAGATGTGTAATTGCAGTCAGCAGACTACCGCTGAAAGAATATCCAAAATAAGACCCCAGGTCATTGCACATAAGTCAGGTCCCACATTTATTAAACTGCAAGCTTGTACACTGAAATTTGAAATGCAGACAAAGAGATCTTAGTGAATAATTTAGCAGAAGAGTTTTCCCTATCCATACTTCTGCTACTCCTTCAGTTGCCCCATCTGATTccagaaattttaaaagtaaaaaatgcaTAAGACAATCAAAATATTCTTTCATACAGGAAACCTCTGTAAGAACAGctaaagaatgaagaagtgattTTATTCTTTGTATCTTGCAGATACCCATCATCATTCCTGTCATAGTGACACTGGTCGCAATTTTACTGGTATTGGCACCAATCATCAGTGCACCTGAACTGGCCTATTTgtactgtattttatttatacttAGTGGACTTATAGTTTATGTACTTTTTGTTCATTTCAAATTCAACTGGCCCCAAAAAATATCAAGTAAGTATACATCAGGTAGCCAGCTCCAAACTCAACAGAACATTTGCTAAACTTGAGATTAATTACTATAATAAAACTCACTATCTGGTCCATCCCTTCTAAAGCACATGAGCAGGATGTGGGGGGAAACAATTTCCCTAGCATGTAGTGGGCTTAACTGAAGACTGTATTTTACTTCTTCCTATTGAAAAAAAGTAATGTCTGACTTGAGGAAAAATTAAACTTAATTCACAAAAAACAACACATCACTGTAGTAACACAAAGAAACCGACTTTTAAAGTTCACGGAACTAATTAGTCCATAAAGTTAGTTTTTCAGTTATCTGTATTTCAAAACATTGCTTTAGCGATTAACTAAAGATTAGCAGACATAACTTCTTATGCCACCAAACACTGGGCTCTTAACTCTGATTATTAATTTTACAATACTtattaaagaaaatgttaacagcattaagataaaaaaataatcccAGTGCTGATTATAGTGAAAGCTGCGAGAACCCAGCACGACCATTTATTAACTGATTGCATAGTCGCTAGAGAAACTCTGATATTATCTCAGGTAAAACAGGATACACAGGTATTTCTAAGAGGCTAATTGGAACTAGCTGAATACAACAGGATTAGTAGTTCTACAGCATTCAAAAAATCCATCATCTGTCTCTCTTGTCCCCTGGGCCTATTAATTATAATGTATTAATAGaattaattataattaaataattgtaatgaattataatttaaattatgtAATTGGAAGCATTGTACTCTAATGTAAGTTTGGAAATGTGGAATGCTGTAGTTTGGATATTAAGACTGTTTATTCCCcatcctttatttttcattttgaaataggAATACAGATAAGACAAACAACTATGCAGAAGGATAATTTTCTTACTTAGAAAAATAGTTTGAATTGAAATATTGTTCTCTCTGATAAAGCCTCTCACAATAAATCTTTTCCTCAGAGCCCATCACTATGCACCTCCAGATGCTTTTGGAAGTTGTTCCAGAAGAGGAAGTTACTCAGTGAAGTATTTTATACCTACCAGGTTAAGTGCTGTACTGGTTGAAGTAGATTCAATGTCGTTTGGCACACATATATAATTGCTAAATTTGTACTGGTGTATTAGTTTTGCAACACATTAGTACTTCAAAGCATTAAATATACATAATAAAAGATTTCTAAGCCAGACTACAGTGTCCAGCAAAGCTGCTTTTGTTGTTTGCTAATCAGTTGTGGTGTCTTGTTTTCTGAATTAAAATTGAAAGCAAAGATGTGTGCtcatgtctttacaaacaattcCATGGTTGAGGGGGTGGGTTTTAATGTCTTTGAAATGGGTCTTAATGTCTCTACCAACTTCAAGCCACAGGTTTGTTACAGAACCCAGACTGTTTGACTCCTGCAACAGACAAAGGGTCCGCACAAGCCTGAACTTCTGAACTTTGGGATAAAATGACAGGTTCAAGTGGGGATATGTGGTAGGTGGTTTGGGAAGGCTGTACTTTCCTAGtatctcagccaatggggaaaggaagagggcaacATGCAGCCAGGAGTTTAGGATAAAAGGAGGCTGTACCCTCCGAAACCTCGGAGAGGAACCCTGGTGGGTGTGTGCCCCAGTGGCCTCTCTCCATCTCTTCGAATAAAgctgcaggactcctctgtctcctttgtggACACTGGCTTTTCGTAGTGTGATTTTCCATACGAAGTGACTCAAAAACCTTTTCAGTTATGAAGATGGCAGAACTTAGCAGCAACAGCATCAAGATTCTTTTGATGACACTATGGAAAGAACAATGCAGCTCTTACTTACAGCATCACAGAAAGGACAAAAATCACATTAATGCCAGACTAGCTCTCTCCT
This region of Aphelocoma coerulescens isolate FSJ_1873_10779 chromosome 11, UR_Acoe_1.0, whole genome shotgun sequence genomic DNA includes:
- the SLC7A9 gene encoding B(0,+)-type amino acid transporter 1, which encodes MGEESLKKRKGEHKGREDRQSIQNHEPQTMNLQKQVGLISGICMIVGTIIGSGIFVSPKSVLANVEAVGPCLTVWAACGVLATLGALCFAELGTMITKSGGEYPYLMEAFGPIPAFLFSWTSLLVTKPSSFAIICLSFAEYASAPFYPGCDPPQVVIKCLAAAAIVVITIVNSLSVKLGSYLQNFLTAAKMIIVTIIIVSGIVLLAKGKTENFKDSFKDSKISVSSISLAFYNGLWAYDGWNQLNYITEELKNPYRNLPLSIIIGIPLVTVCYVLINISYFTVMTSTELLQSQAVAVTFGDRVLYPASWIVPLFVVFSTLGSANGTCFTAGRLVYVAGREGHMLKVLSYISVKHLTPAPAIIFYGAIAIIYIIPGDIDTLINYFSFAVWIFYGLTVLGLIVMRFTRKELRRPIRIPIIIPVIVTLVAILLVLAPIISAPELAYLYCILFILSGLIVYVLFVHFKFNWPQKISKPITMHLQMLLEVVPEEEVTQ